In one Lolium rigidum isolate FL_2022 chromosome 3, APGP_CSIRO_Lrig_0.1, whole genome shotgun sequence genomic region, the following are encoded:
- the LOC124700680 gene encoding uncharacterized protein LOC124700680, producing MGLCVSYDAAADSVATARVVLPSGELREYSQPATASMALEEVGQGKQGWFLCDADAMGFEGSVAAVAGSKELRPGQIYFVLPGEMLRRRLTLEEVSALAVKASAALVKAATASSGAGRRRRGSVAPLVFEPSEEDYSDDAVTTFITAKPVVARKRVVAYGAGRSPPRFSPDLTAIPESE from the coding sequence ATGGGTCTCTGCGTGTCGTACGACGCGGCAGCCGACAGCGTGGCCACCGCGAGGGTGGTGCTGCCCAGCGGCGAGCTCCGGGAGTACTCTCAGCCGGCCACGGCATCTATGGCGCTGGAAGAGGTCGGCCAGGGAAAGCAGGGGTGGTTCCTCTGCGACGCCGACGCGATGGGCTTCGAGGGCTCCGTCGCGGCAGTGGCCGGAAGCAAGGAGCTCCGGCCGGGGCAGATATACTTCGTGCTCCCGGGCGAGATGCTGCGCCGCCGCCTCACCCTCGAAGAGGTGTCGGCGCTGGCGGTCAAAGCCAGCGCCGCGCTCGTTAAGGCCGCCACCGCCTCGTCTGGCgccggccggcgccggcgaggctCTGTGGCGCCGCTCGTGTTCGAGCCATCCGAGGAGGATTACTCGGACGATGCGGTGACGACTTTCATCACAGCGAAGCCGGTGGTGGCCCGGAAGCGGGTGGTCGCGTACGGTGCCGGGAGATCGCCGCCGAGGTTCTCTCCCGACTTGACCGCCATCCCGGAAAGTGAGTAG